The following DNA comes from Brassica oleracea var. oleracea cultivar TO1000 chromosome C5, BOL, whole genome shotgun sequence.
AAGTTGATTATTTCCCTCTTTCTTTTTGGATCTTACTTCTTCTCAAGGAAAGATCATAACATAAGTCTTCAGACAAAAAAACTCATCTCCTATGAAAAGAGAGGATTCAAGGTATATACAGATCATGAGGGAGACACTGTAAGAGTTGCAATACTTCAAGCTCTTTAGATGGCCTGATCTAAACTAAGGGCAGATGCATCATAGTTTGTTTCTCTTGTATCTCTGGTGAAACAATGGTGAACAAACCTGGCCAAGGGTGTGATTTTGTATCTCTGAGCCTTTTGTATCTCTGAGCCTAAAATCATCTCCAAAGGTGTTTCATTTTCCACTTTTGTTTCATTTTGAAGCAAATTTTGCTCCATGGTACTTCATTTCTTACTTCAAATTTGAAGATATATATCTAAATTATAAATTCGTCTTTACCTTTTACTTATATTTATCTTTTGCCAAAATAAATTATAATGTTACTATGACCCATATAATTTTAAAGATTTAATTATTATTTTCATCTAATTGAATGTTTATATCAAAAATCATGAAAATATTCATTTCTAAAAAAAATTATTTCAGTTAAAAAGAATCAAAGATAAATAAACTTATTTTTTTGTTTCAAATTATTGTTGTTAATCACTTATAGAAAAATACATATATGATGATTCTTTTATAAAATAGGATTTTTAACGTTAAAACCCCTCAACTAAATTTGTTTTGGGTAAAAACCCCCAAACTAAGTATTTAACGGAAAAAACCTCAAACTAACTTTATTTAATGAATTAAACTCTAACAGGTCATAATTACTGTTACTACCGGTAAATCTTTAGTTTAGGGGTTTCTACATTAAGTAAACATAGTTGAGGGGTTTTACATTAAAAATTGAAAAAAAAATCAAAATTTTTATAATATTATCTAAAAAATTAGTAACTGAAATTTTCAAAATTAACACTTTTAATTGTTTTTTGTAAATATATAAGTTTGATATGTTTTGAACATCAACATCATATATGTATAAATTTAAAATTTAAAAACCTAGAAAATATAATAAAAAATTATCTAAAGATTTACCTGTAGTAAAATTACTAAAATGTTAAAAATGTAAAAGACAAAAAAATATAATAAAAATTATATCTTATCTAGTAAAAATGTAATAAGGATTTACATGTAATAAAATTACTAAAAGGTTAAAAATGTAAAAAATAAGAAAATATAATAGAAATTATATCTTTTCTAATAAAACTGTAATAATAAATCTTTAGATAATTTTTATTATATTTTCTAAGTTTTTACATTTTTAATTATACATATATAATGTTGATGTTAAAAACACATCAAACTCATATATTTACAAAAAAAAATTAAAAGAGCTAATTTTGAAAATTTAAGTTACTAATTTTTAGATAATATTTTAAAATTTTGAATTTTTTTTTTTTTTGATTTTAATGGTAAAACCCCTTAACTATGTTTACTTAATGTAGAAACCCTCAAACTAAAGATTTACCGGTAGTAATGGTAATTATGACCTTCTAGGGTTTAATTCATTAAATAAAGTTAGTTTGAGGGGTTTTTTCGTTAAATACTTAGTTTGAGGGTTTTTACTCAAAACAAACTTAGTTGAGGGGTTTTCACGTTAAAAATCCTATAAAATATGATGTTCATCGTTTGTTTATTTATGTTATATAATCGTTTTATGATTGTATGATCCAAAATATATGATTGCCTCTTAGGTTCCACTACCAATAGAATGTAACTCATATTCTGCCTCTTCGTACATGGATCTATGGTCATCTTCATGCATATCCTCTCCTTCAACAACAAATAAGTGTTTCTCCTCCAATGATGATGTCTTAAAGGATATAGCATACAAACAACCATCACTTGGAATCCATTCAAAAACATCTTCAGACTTTGAATAATGTCCATCATAGTCAAAGTGTATGTTTGTAGAAGAATAACTCATTGTCTGCTATACAAAAAAAAATTAAAACCATTAAATTCAAACCTAGTTATATAGTTATATCATTAAAGTTATACTAAGTTATACCTAGTTATACAATTATGCTACTAAAGTTATACTGTTAGTTATACCTTGTTACACATTATTGTCAGTAAAGTTTCACCTAGTTACACATTTTTGGCATTAAATATCGACCTAGTTACACATATTTACGGTTCAACTAATACCGAGTTATACAAAGTTATAACACTCTAATCTAACCAAGTTTTACCGTTTAATTTATACCATAGTTATATTAGGTTTTCTAGCTGTTTCGCCTCTTCAAGTCAAATAAAAATCATCTTTGATTTCCGACATTCCATCATTTCTTATGATTATATGAGTTGTTGATTATCCAATTCCCTAATAGAAAGACCATCCACACTTTTCAATCTTCAATTAGTTCATTGTGAACACAAATATGAAATCTTCTATCTAATATCACAACTACAAATCTTGTAAATCGTGTATGGTGGATTCAAAACATGAGGTTTTACGAAGATTTAAGATACAGACCAAGCAAATGCTTTGCCTGAAGTTGTTTTGACCTGGGTTGGAGATCAATAACTCAATGATTCAGCATCCAAGCGAAGAAAGCGAGCTTATTTGATTTGAGCTCAATTCACAGAAACCCGACGGAGGCGAGAGACGAGAGACGAAGAAGAGAGAATGAGCTAGAGAGAGAAAGATTTTGATTGGTCATATAGAGAGGAGCGCTTTCGACATTAACCATACATATGAAGAGTACGAGAATATAGAAAACTATGTGAAAATTAGTAAGAGAATGCATAATATTTTTTTGCCTCATTAAAAGCATCCGAGATTATTCCCAGTATGGAGAAGAAAATACAATTTCAACATTTTTTTTTAATTTAACGATGCCCCCACTTTCTTAATATTTTTATTTTAAACCCTTATTCTTTTCACTTTTAAGATTAAACTTTTGAAAGTTACTAAACCAACCTTTTCATTCTTTTCTTTGCTAAGAATGTAAATGTCCTTTCTAAAAATGAAGATAAAGTGTAATAATAAATGTTTTAACTATTTGTAAAACCTAAACAATTAATTGCACAATAAGAAAAGGGAATTTGCAGTAGATGTCCATGTTAACAAAATTTATTAGCTAAATGGACATTGCACTGTGTGTATTTTCTTAATACCAACATTACCCCTATTTTGACCGCAAAATAGGTGTACATGACTGAAATAAACCTTTATTTCTCCAGTCCATACCCCTCACAAAAATTCCCCTTTGACCTTTTATTATAATATATTATATTTTTCATTTATTTTTAAATAGAAAAAGTGGTTAATTACGGTTTTATAATAGAAATATGAGGTATTTACATGATCCAACCACGAAGATCCGACCCAGACCAAGCAAACCGGACAGATCCGACCCAGGTAGACCTAAACGTCATCGTTTTTGTGTATCTTCAACTCTCCTTATTTTTTTCAACTCTGGAAAACTACTCCATTTCTTTTCGCGATAGAAAGGAGCCTTCAACCCTAAAATCCCTGACTCCTCCATTTTCTTCGTTTCTTCTTCTTTCTCTGTGATAATCGAGTTCGCCCATCTCCGAATTGACTTCATGCGTATTTGTAAGTGATTTATTGTGGTTGATTCTCTGTGATATGTATTTTAGGTTAAAAAAAATTGGGAAAATTGGGAAAAAATTATCAATAGACGAAACTAAAGTATTGTGCTAGTTTGTGGTATGAAATTGGGAGAGACATGGTGAAATTGTGCGATTTATGTTATGAATATGTTATGATAGAAACTATTTTCTGGATTGATTTTAGACTCCTATTTTAGATGAAATTGTGCGATTTTCATATGTTTTTTTACTGAATAAGTTGAATTGGTAAGATGCTTGTTAAACCCGAGACTATAAATTAGGGATAAAATATATATGAATCGGATATGTTTGGTTTTAATGGGAGTTAATTGATGTTGTGTTGTTGTTTGCGGTTTGCATTTAGAGTGATTTAGTGTTGTAATGTCTTGTACAGGAAAGTTATGAAGGGAAATAAAAAGGTGGCAAAGAATAAGGGAGTCCCCAATGAAAGGCGTCGTCTATCTCTTAGGCCGAGAACGACCCCAATTGCAAAAACACCAGTAATTCCTGAGGGGAGTAAGAAGAGTAAGAATAGTAAGAAGAGTACGCAAGAGAGAGAACCGAGTCACATATCGCTCTCAGTCACAGATGAGTCCGAAAGGGAGGGGTCTGAAAGTGAGGTATATATTTTGTATTCATTGTAACTGTTAGTGAAAAATGCTGACTTGTAATTAGTAGTACTGCTAGACTTCTTGTATTACTAGCATTACTAGCATTACTAACATTACTAGCATTACTAACATGTATATATGTATTTTCAGAGGAGTAAGAAGAGTACGCCAGAGAGAGAACCGAGTTACCAATCGCGCTCAATCTCAGATGAATCCGAAAGGGAGGGGTCCGAAAGTGAGGTATATATTTTGTATCATTGTTACTGTTAGTGAGAAATGATGACTTGTAATTAGTAGTACTAATAGACTTCTTGTATTACTAGCATTACTAGCTGTGGAAACAGAGGAAAAAAGCATGGAGAAAGTTGTGGAAGAAGAGAAAAAAAGGGAAGAGGCTGTGGAAACAGAGGAAAAAAGCATGGAGAAAGTTGTGGAAGAAGAGAAAAAAAGGGAAGAGGCTGTGGAAACAGAGGAAAAAAGCATGGAGAAAGTTGTGGAAGAAGAGAAAAAAAGGGAAGAGGCTGTGGAAACAGAGGAAAAAAGCATGGAGAAAGTTGTGGAAGAAGAGAAAAAAAGGGAAGAGGCTGTGGAAACAGAGGAAAAAAGCATGGAGAAAGTTGTGGAAGAAGAGAAAAAAAGGGAAGAGGCTGTGGAAACAGAGGAAAAAAGCATGGAGAAAGTTGTGGAAGAAGAGAAAAAAGAGGAAGAGGATGTGAAAGTTGTTGAACAACAGACTGGGAAAGTTGTCGAGGAACAGGCTGGGGAAGTTGTTGAGGAATATATTGAGGAAGAAAAGCAAAGGTGGATCATGGTCGTTTACAAGGAAGTACCGAGTCCTTGGATCATGCATAGGTGCAAAGAGAAAACAATGATGTATGGCAAACCGAGAGGCAGGCCAAGGAATAATGTCGTTGTTGCTGCACATAAGAAGAGTGGCAGACCAAAGAGGAAATCACAGTGGGTGCAGACTCCTTTCACGGAGGGGAATAAGCATAAAACAAAGCCTTAGGCTTATTTATTTAGGATTTTATGTATTTGGGATGTTAAGTATTTTGGATGTTTTAAACTTGGTAGTAGAATGTTTTTAAATGTTTAAATCTTGATGTGTTGCAACAGGTTTGGAAAACTAAATTTACAGGTGTTACTATGCCCAAAAATGAGTGAGATGGATAACTAGATTTACTGGGTTTTTTTTGACATCGAAAGGCTATTCTATTACACAAACTTGAGGTGGTCTAGGTAACCAGATCGGAATAGAACAACCAATGAAATAAAGTACTCTATGGAAAGACCTCGAAGTCCTAGCTAAGAAATCTGAAATTTGATTCTGCGCTCGTGGAATATGAGTAATCTTGAAATCCAGCAAGCATATCTTCAAAGTCTTTATCCTCTCCAATTCTGTCGCAAAGCTCGGCCAAGCATGAGGCTCGTTGAACATTGCAATCAAATCCTTGCAGTCCGTTTCAAAGCTTTGACAAGTCGAATGCTGGAGCATACTCTCCATCGCCCATCTCAGTGCTTCCATCTCTGAATGTAAGGCAGACTCTCTTCGAATATGATTTCGTGTCCCCATAAGTTGAACCTTCCCCAAGCTATCTAGCCAGAACCATCCATATCCACTAAACTGTGCAGTAGATGTCCATGACCCATCTATCATGCAGATATTCCCCAAGCTTAAGACTTGAGGTTCCTCGATATTAAGGTCTTGTGGAGTTGTTGGTATTATCTCATTTGCGTTAAACCAGACTTGACACTCACTCTCCGCATAGCGAACTAGCTCCAAAGGATCCATGTCTATTCCCATAAAGAGTTTATCATTCCTGGCTTTCCAAATGTACCAAATCATCCAGGGATATGGGTCCCTGTCTAATTCTGGTTCAACAATACTGTTTTTTCTTCAGAAGAGATAATCCATATTGGCATGATTTACTGGGTTTATTACGTCCAAAAATCACTAAAAAAGAATTAAAAATGTATTTTACATGTAAAACGTGCAGCCGTCATAAATATATTTAATATTATTTTTACACTTAGTAATACCTATGGTAATCTTCAAGGTAGTAGTAATGCTACCATACACAGAGTAATACTTTGGTAATTTTTACGTTTTTCTAGTAAATCCATCTCAAAAATGAAGGTTTGGTAGTAGAACCAATGATTTTACTCTATTATTATCGTCAAAGAAGACCTTTACATAAACAATTTACCAGAAATGTGTATTTTGTAAAATTCTCCTTATTATATTTTTAACCATTCACATAATAACAATGAAAGTTAAGGAAGTTTTTTGTTAAACTATTGAAAATAATTAACAAAAATAGTCTAATCTTTATATTTATTATATACGTAACCTACGAATTGAAAATAATCATATAAAGATAGTCTAAATTACACATAACCTAGTGATATATATTGGTTTCGAATTGCACATAATAATACCAGTAAAACCTAGTTTCCAAATTACACATAATAATACTAGAAATCCCTAGTAGTCCAAATTTCACGTAATAAGCCAAGTAAACTCCAGAGTACAATACGCTCAACCAAACCAGAGTAAGTGATCTCCTCCATTGATTTCCTCAATACAATCGTGTGAATTTCATCTTTTCCTTCACCATCTTCCGAGATCCATTTTATTTCAGCCCCATCTTTCATATAATATCCACCATAATCAAAACAAATGATTGTGCAACGCGGATTTTGCATTTTCCTGAAATAAAATAGAATATCATTAGAATTATCATTATTAAGATGCTTAGAATTAATTCTCACGCCGTACAATCTTCTCTTACTAATATTAATTTAATTCAGTACTATAAATAGTAATACTAGAAATACTAGTAAGAATTCTAAATATAGTGATCCTAGTAGTTCCAGTAAAACTATTTTGCCTTAGTAAAACTAGTTATACCAGTAATACACAGAATTTATCCTTGTACTAACTAATCCGCTTTTAAGACGATATTGTTAGAATTTTACATTACCCATGATGTATAATTCATCTTAAATAAAATTACACACAAAATGTCATCAAAACACCCATAAATATACCCAAAATCTATAAACACAGTTTTCAAAATCTTTTTTAATCACACACTTGTTTTTAATAACATTTCAGCAAAAAATTCATCAAAAAAGACGTAAAATATACCCGAAAGCCCTAAACACAGTTTTTGAAATCGTTCTAAATCTCTCAAATTTTCATCAAATCGTATATTTTAAACACTGCCCAAGATATACACGACATTTTAATGATATTTTACAAAAAAATCATTTCAAACGAACAAGAATTACATGTTTAAAGAATTTCAAAATCGCCAATGGAGGATGAAGAGGAGGAGAGAGTACGAGGAAGAAGAAGAACATGTGGACCAAAGAATTTTGATTGGTTAAGGTTAGGATGTGGGCCATGTAGGTAGTTGAATTGTGGTTGGTTTTTAATTGAGGAATAAATGGACAAAGACGAGTTTAGGGAGTGCAATGATAAAGGGGTGGGATGAATAGGGTTGGGGTAATAAGCTTGAGTTTAGGAGGGTACGGGGTATATGGAGTTAATCTCCACTCGCATTACTTTCTCACTTATGCAAAAACCAAGAGTTTCAAATATCATATCTCTGGTTCCAATATCATATTCTTACATACCAATCGACGTGATAGCCATCAATTTCATTCTCAATACACTTGAAGAAGACGAGATCCAGTATCTACGAGGACTTCCTTATATATATTGACTTCACAGTTTACACAAACAAACGCACGTCTCTCTCTCTCAAAACTTAAATCTTCATCCCGAGCTTTGATTCATCGTCTCCATCCGAGGTACTTCTCCAGATCCTTGTAGGGGTATCGTCGTGATTACTGTTTCAGTCTTATGTGATTTTTAGAGAGGGCTTTGGTTTGATCTGTTTGTTTCTTCTCCCAATGATCTAATCGTTGAATTCTCATATTGATTGATTGAATAATTGTACTGTTTCTTAGGTATTTGATTCTCCCATAGGTTTCTGTATTCAGGAATAGAACAT
Coding sequences within:
- the LOC106345043 gene encoding protein MNN4-like; its protein translation is MEKVVEEEKKREEAVETEEKSMEKVVEEEKKREEAVETEEKSMEKVVEEEKKREEAVETEEKSMEKVVEEEKKREEAVETEEKSMEKVVEEEKKREEAVETEEKSMEKVVEEEKKEEEDVKVVEQQTGKVVEEQAGEVVEEYIEEEKQRWIMVVYKEVPSPWIMHRCKEKTMMYGKPRGRPRNNVVVAAHKKSGRPKRKSQWVQTPFTEGNKHKTKP